In Phormidium yuhuli AB48, one genomic interval encodes:
- a CDS encoding alpha/beta fold hydrolase, giving the protein MTPLTLLTPSQPKPHQPLFVYLPGMDGSGYLLRSQLPHLAPHFDIRCLQLPPDDLRDWHSLAQETLDLLAPLRQGRPLYLFGESFGGCLALMMASQQPDCCDRLILSNPASALQRRPLLLWGSHLVQWMPDVLNAISALGLLPFLAALDRIPPENRHALLDAMRHVSSKAITWRIGLLRDFRIPPEDLARIHPPTLILASTLDHLLPSLNEAQDLIRILPNAKIHHLPHSGHACLLERDTNLLNILKQEDFLSKQLTTNHLI; this is encoded by the coding sequence ATGACCCCACTCACCCTTCTGACCCCCAGCCAACCCAAGCCCCATCAGCCGCTGTTTGTCTATCTCCCCGGGATGGATGGGTCTGGCTACCTCCTGCGATCGCAACTGCCCCATCTCGCCCCCCATTTTGACATTCGCTGTCTGCAACTGCCCCCAGACGACCTACGGGATTGGCACAGCCTAGCCCAAGAGACCTTAGACTTACTAGCCCCCCTGCGTCAAGGTCGCCCCCTCTACCTATTTGGCGAATCCTTTGGCGGCTGTTTAGCCCTAATGATGGCCAGTCAGCAGCCCGACTGCTGCGATCGCCTCATCCTCAGTAACCCCGCCTCCGCCCTACAACGCCGTCCTCTGCTGCTATGGGGGTCTCACCTCGTCCAATGGATGCCCGACGTCCTCAACGCCATCTCAGCCCTGGGATTACTGCCCTTCCTAGCCGCCCTTGATCGCATCCCCCCCGAAAACCGCCACGCCCTCCTCGATGCCATGCGTCACGTCTCCAGTAAAGCCATCACCTGGCGAATTGGCCTCCTCCGGGACTTTCGCATTCCCCCCGAAGACCTAGCCCGCATCCACCCCCCCACCCTTATCCTCGCCAGTACCTTAGACCATCTCCTCCCCTCCCTCAACGAAGCCCAAGATCTCATCCGAATCCTCCCCAACGCCAAAATTCACCACCTGCCCCACAGCGGTCATGCCTGCCTCTTAGAACGAGATACCAATTTATTAAACATTTTAAAACAAGAAGATTTTCTATCAAAACAGTTAACAACCAATCATTTAATCTAA
- a CDS encoding lysophospholipid acyltransferase family protein — translation MPVENALQLSRGVLGSLGIKLFLYHEDRIPESGSLVIASNHRSILDAPVLMAALNRPIRFACHHYMGQVPLMRDVVTGMGAFPLEDARRRQQSFLRQGSDLLAQREPVGVFPEGTQPMVSQTEARSLRPFHRGFAHLALQFASRHPRQDVAILPMAIVALEEQIYQPIPIRLLRMFDPSEPLFDQPGWHPMVVYKRLAVSVGHPYWIRQGDRQAYQGSQGKAAVKRVTQTCHDEILDLLQSTR, via the coding sequence ATGCCCGTAGAAAACGCTTTACAACTGTCCCGTGGTGTATTGGGGAGCCTCGGTATCAAATTGTTTCTCTATCATGAAGACCGCATTCCTGAATCTGGCTCCTTAGTCATTGCCAGTAACCATCGCAGCATCTTAGATGCCCCAGTCTTGATGGCGGCCCTCAATCGTCCCATTCGCTTTGCCTGTCATCACTATATGGGCCAAGTTCCTCTGATGCGAGATGTCGTCACCGGGATGGGGGCCTTTCCCCTAGAGGATGCCCGACGTCGGCAGCAAAGTTTTCTACGCCAGGGGAGTGACTTATTAGCCCAACGAGAACCGGTGGGGGTGTTCCCCGAAGGAACCCAGCCAATGGTCAGCCAAACGGAAGCGCGATCGCTACGACCGTTTCATCGAGGCTTTGCCCATTTGGCCCTACAGTTTGCCAGTCGTCATCCCCGTCAGGATGTGGCCATTCTACCGATGGCGATTGTTGCCCTTGAAGAACAAATCTATCAACCGATTCCCATCCGCCTCTTGCGGATGTTCGACCCCAGCGAACCCCTGTTTGACCAGCCCGGCTGGCATCCCATGGTGGTTTATAAACGGCTGGCGGTATCCGTGGGTCATCCCTATTGGATTCGTCAGGGCGATCGCCAGGCCTATCAAGGAAGCCAAGGCAAAGCTGCCGTCAAACGGGTGACCCAAACCTGCCATGATGAAATCTTAGACTTACTCCAATCGACTCGCTGA
- the metG gene encoding methionine--tRNA ligase has product MSSNPSHDQTFALTTPLYYVNALPHIGSAYTTVAADVLARFYRLLGYSVSLVTGTDEHGQKIQRTAQEKQRDPQAYCDEVVACFEDLWQKLNIQYDSFSRTTAPRHEAIVREFFQRVWDNGDIYLGQQKGWYCVACEEFKDEGELLEDHYCPLHPNRQVEWRDEENYFFRLSKYQQPLEDLYEKQPDFIQPPMRRNEVLSFVQGGLQDFSISRVNMDWGFPVPENPDHTLYVWFDALLGYLTGLLKPEDEPTLEQVLARSYPFQLHLIGKDILRFHAVYWPAMLLSAGMPLPGRVFGHGFLTKDGHKISKTLGNTVDPVDLVERFGSDAFRYYFMKEIEFGRDGDYNETRFINTINADLANDLGNLLNRTLGMARKYCGGSVPHLDIASISGENPLKALGETLTPRVRSAYEGLAFHEACVASLSLVRAGNKYIDDRAPWSLYKQGEQAAVEEVLYSVLESVRLVAYLLSPVVPHLSTAIYGQLGYGTDFDQHQSVRETAGFEHHGAWGVLPPGQSLNKPEPVFRRIEVLSE; this is encoded by the coding sequence ATGAGTTCTAATCCAAGTCACGATCAGACCTTTGCGTTAACAACCCCTCTCTACTACGTCAACGCTCTCCCCCATATTGGCAGTGCCTATACGACGGTGGCCGCCGATGTCCTGGCCCGCTTCTACCGGCTTCTGGGATATTCGGTGTCATTGGTCACAGGGACTGATGAGCATGGACAGAAAATCCAACGCACGGCCCAAGAGAAGCAACGGGACCCGCAAGCCTACTGTGATGAGGTGGTGGCCTGCTTTGAAGACCTATGGCAAAAGCTCAATATCCAGTATGACAGTTTTAGCCGCACGACGGCCCCTCGTCATGAGGCGATCGTGCGGGAGTTCTTTCAGCGGGTTTGGGACAATGGCGATATTTACTTAGGTCAGCAGAAAGGTTGGTATTGTGTGGCCTGTGAGGAGTTTAAGGATGAAGGGGAACTCCTAGAAGACCATTACTGTCCCCTACACCCCAATCGCCAGGTGGAATGGCGGGATGAGGAAAATTACTTTTTTCGCCTCTCGAAGTATCAACAGCCCTTAGAAGACCTCTACGAGAAGCAACCGGACTTTATTCAACCGCCGATGCGCCGTAATGAGGTGCTGAGTTTTGTCCAGGGGGGCCTACAAGACTTCTCCATCTCTCGGGTCAACATGGACTGGGGGTTTCCGGTTCCTGAGAATCCTGACCATACCCTCTATGTCTGGTTTGATGCCCTGTTGGGCTATCTCACGGGGCTTTTGAAACCTGAGGATGAGCCAACGTTAGAGCAAGTCTTAGCCCGAAGCTACCCCTTCCAACTGCATCTGATTGGTAAGGATATCTTGCGCTTCCATGCCGTCTATTGGCCCGCGATGCTGCTTTCGGCGGGGATGCCCTTACCGGGACGGGTCTTTGGTCACGGCTTTCTGACTAAGGATGGTCATAAAATTAGTAAAACCTTAGGCAATACAGTGGACCCGGTGGATCTGGTAGAACGCTTCGGGTCTGATGCCTTTCGTTATTATTTTATGAAGGAAATCGAGTTTGGCCGAGATGGTGATTACAATGAAACTCGTTTTATCAATACCATCAATGCTGACCTCGCCAATGATTTGGGGAATCTTCTTAATCGCACCCTGGGAATGGCCCGCAAATACTGCGGTGGCTCCGTTCCCCACCTGGATATTGCCAGCATCTCTGGGGAGAACCCACTTAAGGCATTGGGGGAAACCTTGACGCCACGGGTGCGCTCTGCTTATGAGGGCCTCGCTTTCCATGAGGCTTGTGTCGCCAGTTTGAGCCTGGTGCGTGCGGGCAATAAGTATATTGACGATCGCGCTCCCTGGTCTCTGTATAAACAGGGGGAACAGGCAGCTGTTGAGGAGGTTCTCTATAGTGTATTGGAGTCGGTGCGTCTGGTGGCCTATTTATTATCCCCGGTGGTGCCTCACTTGAGTACTGCCATTTATGGGCAATTAGGCTACGGCACTGATTTTGATCAACATCAGTCCGTTCGAGAAACCGCAGGCTTTGAGCATCATGGGGCTTGGGGCGTTTTACCCCCTGGGCAATCCTTAAATAAACCTGAACCTGTTTTTCGGCGTATTGAGGTTCTAAGCGAGTAA
- a CDS encoding LabA-like NYN domain-containing protein, with protein sequence MLNDFEQDSIFTPEQVLENRGRVAIFIDGSNLFYAAMQLGMEIDYTKLLCRLTAGSRLLRSFFYTGVDRTNEKQQGFLLWMRRNGYRVIAKDLVQLPDGSKKANLDVEIAVDMMALVGAYDTAILVSGDGDLAYAVDAVSYRGVRVEVVSLRSMTSDSLINVADRYIDLENIKEEIQKNPRHHPYTYRPLSGVGGSPVIEDKPTK encoded by the coding sequence ATGTTAAACGATTTCGAGCAGGACTCGATATTTACGCCGGAACAGGTGCTGGAGAACCGAGGTCGCGTGGCGATTTTTATTGATGGTTCTAACCTGTTCTATGCCGCCATGCAATTGGGCATGGAAATTGACTATACGAAGCTGCTTTGTCGCTTGACGGCGGGATCGCGGCTGTTGCGCTCCTTTTTCTATACGGGGGTCGATCGCACCAATGAGAAGCAACAGGGGTTTCTACTCTGGATGCGTCGTAATGGCTATCGTGTGATTGCCAAGGATTTGGTGCAGCTTCCCGATGGCTCCAAAAAGGCCAACTTAGATGTGGAAATTGCGGTGGATATGATGGCCCTGGTGGGTGCCTATGATACGGCCATCCTGGTGAGTGGGGATGGGGATCTCGCCTATGCGGTGGATGCGGTGAGTTATCGCGGGGTGCGGGTTGAGGTGGTCAGTTTACGCTCGATGACCAGTGATAGTCTCATCAATGTGGCTGACCGCTATATTGATTTGGAGAATATCAAGGAGGAAATCCAAAAAAACCCTAGGCATCATCCCTACACCTATCGTCCTCTATCCGGTGTGGGGGGGTCTCCAGTGATTGAGGATAAACCCACTAAATAA
- the lptC gene encoding LPS export ABC transporter periplasmic protein LptC, producing MTSICFGSQGRRAIRRSRSLGVLLLSVFVLTACTPTPQSPDSAESIPSQQVDPSLVFENVSLRQVGDDGTVVWVIEAERVTYSGDRQVAQLENVSGQLYRDGEPIYQVEGRSGILEQEDQRMLLGDEVVVIDLRDEVVVRGDRLTWDPRGDRLEIQDNVTATHETAHLQAQQMVFLSDVQHLQAIGDVIANIDEPSLQVMTEELLWQIPEELVLSEVPVQVARYEWLDVPAEAIAPTPDEEEADEEEADGEADREEPPPEPRDLQAVTVTDRAAAESIEVNLETQVARLQENVRLALLEPAVDVASHLLDWDLGEQRLTSDVPLRVTHREKEVVLSGNRGWMSLPDEVFYLQDGVEVLGQNNQAQLTANELTWFIPSETFEAQGNVAYRQVDPPLQLTGPRADGQLEEQTFVVTGGDVVTEVLVNSRP from the coding sequence ATGACCTCTATCTGTTTTGGGTCTCAGGGGAGGCGAGCCATCCGGCGATCGCGTTCCCTGGGTGTCCTTCTGTTGTCCGTGTTTGTCCTGACGGCTTGCACCCCAACCCCTCAATCTCCTGATTCCGCTGAGTCGATTCCCTCGCAACAGGTTGATCCCAGTTTGGTGTTTGAGAATGTCAGTTTGCGACAGGTTGGCGATGATGGAACGGTAGTTTGGGTCATCGAAGCGGAACGGGTGACCTACAGTGGCGATCGCCAGGTGGCTCAATTGGAAAATGTTTCGGGTCAACTCTACCGAGATGGTGAGCCGATTTATCAAGTTGAGGGCCGCTCGGGCATTCTGGAACAGGAGGACCAGAGGATGTTGCTCGGGGATGAGGTGGTGGTGATTGATTTGCGAGATGAGGTGGTGGTGCGGGGCGATCGCCTCACCTGGGACCCTCGGGGCGATCGCCTGGAGATTCAGGACAATGTCACCGCCACCCATGAGACGGCTCATCTACAAGCTCAACAGATGGTCTTTCTCAGTGATGTCCAACATCTACAAGCGATTGGGGATGTCATCGCGAATATCGATGAGCCGTCTCTACAAGTGATGACCGAGGAACTGCTCTGGCAAATCCCCGAGGAGTTGGTGCTCAGTGAGGTTCCGGTTCAAGTGGCCCGCTATGAATGGCTCGACGTCCCCGCCGAGGCGATCGCCCCCACCCCCGATGAGGAGGAGGCTGATGAGGAGGAGGCTGATGGGGAGGCGGACCGTGAGGAGCCTCCCCCAGAACCTCGGGATTTACAGGCAGTGACGGTCACGGATCGCGCGGCGGCGGAGAGCATCGAAGTGAACCTAGAGACTCAGGTGGCTCGTCTACAAGAGAATGTTCGCCTGGCCCTACTTGAGCCAGCGGTGGATGTGGCCAGCCATCTCCTAGACTGGGATTTGGGGGAACAACGGCTGACCTCGGATGTGCCGTTACGGGTCACCCATCGTGAGAAAGAGGTTGTTCTCAGCGGCAATCGAGGCTGGATGAGCTTACCCGATGAAGTCTTCTATCTGCAAGATGGGGTTGAGGTCTTGGGCCAAAACAATCAAGCTCAGTTAACCGCCAATGAACTTACCTGGTTCATTCCTTCTGAAACCTTTGAAGCTCAGGGAAATGTCGCCTATCGCCAAGTCGATCCCCCCTTACAACTAACGGGACCCCGAGCCGATGGCCAGTTAGAGGAGCAAACCTTTGTGGTCACCGGTGGGGATGTGGTGACGGAAGTCCTGGTCAATTCTCGGCCATGA